A window from Salvia miltiorrhiza cultivar Shanhuang (shh) chromosome 2, IMPLAD_Smil_shh, whole genome shotgun sequence encodes these proteins:
- the LOC131013639 gene encoding putative F-box/LRR-repeat protein 9 isoform X2 gives MEDPKTRIKIKIKFEKIVTWYKRFRFGKLPEQKSPAAEAPPSFAPWIDLPLDVTADILHRLGAAEMLETAEKVCKTWRSVCREPSMWRVVDVKNSGSCYDTRRLGSMCRRAVDRSGGDLMDINIEYFGNDELLHYISQRSSKLKRLRLSCCKNVSGKGVSSAAKRFRELEELHILFMNQMVVEDVEAIGVECLSLRSFTLIKHDAVSGVGNGNDYLVAIAKVMPNLVHLRLGFFGSTITNKGYQAILDGCPRVESLICW, from the exons ATGGAAGATCCAAAAACTCGAATCAAGATCAAGATCAAATTTGAGAAGATCGTAACATGGTACAAG AGGTTCAGATTTGGAAAGTTGCCGGAGCAGAAAAGTCCGGCGGCGGAGGCTCCTCCGTCGTTCGCGCCGTGGATCGATCTGCCGTTAGACGTGACGGCGGATATCCTGCACAGGCTGGGAGCGGCGGAGATGCTGGAGACGGCGGAGAAGGTGTGCAAGACGTGGCGGAGCGTGTGCCGTGAGCCGAGCATGTGGCGCGTCGTGGACGTGAAGAACTCGGGGTCATGCTACGACACGCGCCGCCTCGGGAGCATGTGCCGGCGCGCCGTGGACCGGAGCGGCGGGGATCTGATGGACATTAATATTGAGTATTTCGGCAACGATGAACTTCTTCACTACATTTCCCAAag aTCAAGTAAGCTGAAACGTCTGCGGCTGTCGTGCTGCAAGAATGTGTCGGGAAAAGGGGTGAGCTCGGCGGCGAAGAGATTCAGAGAGCTAGAAGAGTTGCACATATTGTTCATGAACCAAATGGTGGTGGAAGACGTGGAGGCCATCGGCGTTGAGTGCTTGAGCTTGAGGTCCTTCACGCTCATCAAACACGACGCCGTTTCAGGAGTGGGGAATGGCAACGATTATTTAGTAGCCATTGCAAAAGTGATGCCCAATTTGGTTCATCTTCGCCTTGGCTTTTTCGGATCCACCATCACCAATAAAGGCTATCAAGCCATTCTCGATGGTTGTCCACGCGTCGAATCACTC ATATGCTGGTAG
- the LOC131013640 gene encoding protein kinase PINOID-like, with the protein MLVESRRNSDELITFSGKVSSMSSDTTTLSHCTSFSRLSFELPASSPEQQAALKPHRSSDSSFQAIRLKTNLTFRDFSLVRQIGSGDIGRVYLCRLRGVADDDRLYAMKVVDNDVLALKKKTRRAETERKILRLLDHPFLPTLFAEFEASNFSCVVMEFCAGGDLHSLRHKQPQKRFSLNSARFYSAEILVALEYLHMLGIIYRDLKPENVLVRSDGHIMLTDFDLSLCSAAVPAVEYPDFSPDPPSPPKSAAAALTPFSCISNRLFRSKKIQTLTANRLFVAEPVAARSCSFVGTHEYVPPEVASGGAHGNAVDWWAFGVFIYEMIYGRTPFAGACNEATLRNIAKLPLAFPDAPCSASEAHAQGLISGLLHKDPTRRLGSRRGAAEVKTHPFFKGLNFALIRTMRPPSVPGVSAAATADMRRGTSPFCVF; encoded by the exons ATGTTAGTCGAATCACGGCGGAATTCCGACGAACTGATCACCTTCTCCGGCAAAGTCAGCTCGATGAGCAGCGATACCACCACTCTCAGCCACTGCACCAGCTTCAGTCGCCTCTCCTTTGAGCTTCCGGCGAGTTCGCCGGAACAGCAGGCGGCGCTGAAGCCGCACCGATCGTCGGACTCCTCGTTCCAGGCGATCCGGCTGAAGACGAACCTCACGTTCCGCGACTTCAGCCTGGTGCGCCAGATCGGTAGCGGCGACATCGGCCGCGTCTACCTCTGCCGCCTCCGCGGCGTGGCGGACGACGACCGCCTCTATGCGATGAAGGTGGTGGACAACGACGTGCTCGCGCTGAAGAAGAAGACGCGGAGAGCGGAAACTGAGAGGAAAATCTTGCGCCTTCTCGATCATCCGTTCCTCCCCACGCTTTTCGCCGAATTCGAAGCTTCGAATTTCTCGTGCGTGGTCATGGAGTTCTGCGCCGGCGGCGATTTGCACTCTCTCAGACATAAACAGCCGCAGAAACGATTCTCTCTCAACTCCGCTAG ATTTTATTCAGCAGAGATTTTGGTAGCTCTAGAGTATTTACACATGTTGGGAATAATCTACAGAGATTTGAAGCCAGAAAATGTGCTTGTTAGATCGGACGGTCATATAATGCTGACTGATTTCGATCTCTCCCTCTGCTCCGCCGCCGTCCCTGCCGTCGAGTACCCGGATTTCTCGCCTgacccgccgtcgccgccgaaATCAGCCGCGGCGGCGCTGACGCCGTTCTCCTGCATCTCCAACCGCCTCTTCCGCTCGAAGAAGATCCAGACACTCACCGCAAACCGCCTCTTCGTGGCGGAGCCGGTAGCGGCGCGGTCGTGCTCCTTCGTCGGGACGCACGAGTACGTCCCGCCGGAGGTGGCCTCCGGTGGAGCCCACGGAAACGCCGTCGACTGGTGGGCGTTCGGCGTCTTCATCTACGAGATGATCTACGGCCGGACGCCCTTCGCCGGCGCGTGCAACGAGGCCACGCTCCGCAACATCGCAAAGCTGCCACTCGCCTTTCCCGACGCGCCATGCAGCGCGAGTGAGGCACACGCGCAGGGGCTGATATCCGGGCTGCTCCACAAGGACCCGACCCGGCGGCTCGGATCGAGGCGCGGAGCGGCCGAGGTGAAGACGCACCCGTTTTTCAAGGGGCTGAATTTTGCGCTGATCCGGACCATGAGGCCGCCGTCGGTGCCCGGCGTCTCTGCAGCGGCAACGGCGGATATGCGCCGCGGAACGTCGCCGTTTTGTGTGTTTTGA
- the LOC131013639 gene encoding F-box protein SKIP19-like isoform X1: protein MEDPKTRIKIKIKFEKIVTWYKRFRFGKLPEQKSPAAEAPPSFAPWIDLPLDVTADILHRLGAAEMLETAEKVCKTWRSVCREPSMWRVVDVKNSGSCYDTRRLGSMCRRAVDRSGGDLMDINIEYFGNDELLHYISQRSSKLKRLRLSCCKNVSGKGVSSAAKRFRELEELHILFMNQMVVEDVEAIGVECLSLRSFTLIKHDAVSGVGNGNDYLVAIAKVMPNLVHLRLGFFGSTITNKGYQAILDGCPRVESLQRYREIKKAVVREAIYHYSRCPR from the exons ATGGAAGATCCAAAAACTCGAATCAAGATCAAGATCAAATTTGAGAAGATCGTAACATGGTACAAG AGGTTCAGATTTGGAAAGTTGCCGGAGCAGAAAAGTCCGGCGGCGGAGGCTCCTCCGTCGTTCGCGCCGTGGATCGATCTGCCGTTAGACGTGACGGCGGATATCCTGCACAGGCTGGGAGCGGCGGAGATGCTGGAGACGGCGGAGAAGGTGTGCAAGACGTGGCGGAGCGTGTGCCGTGAGCCGAGCATGTGGCGCGTCGTGGACGTGAAGAACTCGGGGTCATGCTACGACACGCGCCGCCTCGGGAGCATGTGCCGGCGCGCCGTGGACCGGAGCGGCGGGGATCTGATGGACATTAATATTGAGTATTTCGGCAACGATGAACTTCTTCACTACATTTCCCAAag aTCAAGTAAGCTGAAACGTCTGCGGCTGTCGTGCTGCAAGAATGTGTCGGGAAAAGGGGTGAGCTCGGCGGCGAAGAGATTCAGAGAGCTAGAAGAGTTGCACATATTGTTCATGAACCAAATGGTGGTGGAAGACGTGGAGGCCATCGGCGTTGAGTGCTTGAGCTTGAGGTCCTTCACGCTCATCAAACACGACGCCGTTTCAGGAGTGGGGAATGGCAACGATTATTTAGTAGCCATTGCAAAAGTGATGCCCAATTTGGTTCATCTTCGCCTTGGCTTTTTCGGATCCACCATCACCAATAAAGGCTATCAAGCCATTCTCGATGGTTGTCCACGCGTCGAATCACTC CAAAGGTATCGAGAAATCAAAAAGGCCGTGGTGAGAGAAGCCATTTACCATTATAGTAGGTGTCCTCGATGA